In Tachypleus tridentatus isolate NWPU-2018 chromosome 3, ASM421037v1, whole genome shotgun sequence, the sequence TTGTTATCGTcatatttcatcaaaattattaaacGTTTAGGAGATAAATAAATCATAATCTAGTTTAAGGCTCTATCAAGAATTTAAACCCAGATAGTACTACGCTGATTTGAATGTAAGTGTTTgagcattttattatatattaataaaagttgttacaaacaagtacagtgaaaaacttgaaaaaaaaaaataattgttaaaatcacgTAGATCGTGCAGAACTGTTATTTTCCCAgaaatttagttttttgtttccAGAAAGAATATGTCTGATGAATATTCTCTACATGTTCGAATAATTCCTATAATAAGCTTTAGAGACGCGTCACTAGTTTCTTatctgaaataatatataatatttctttacatcGTTTAAAATCTAATTCTTGATACATTGGTGTAGATACAAAGCGCTATCATTGGGGCATCAATCTTTGAAGTGGTTATTGGACTTACAGGAGTTATCGGAATAATACTTCAGTGATTAACACTATTAGTTATCGTCCCTACCGTATCGTTGATAGGACTATCACTCTTCGAAGAAGCAGCTTCTACAGCTAGTAAGAACTGGGGAATAGCAATTATGTAAGACTTGTTTTATAATGGACAGTTTTTCTTATTGATAggtaaagtgtttttattttatttcatctgttGTTATTTATCTAAGATTTAGTAAACAGACGAAACGTCAAGagttttaacattaatttgtaacaaataattcaggatattattctagaaagaaatataaattagtcGTTAGTTTTGgaaattaatatgtttaatttgtaataaatagttttattgttaagaaattttaaagtaattctcGTACGCTGAATACaaaaatgatatctattttttttctattatgcaCAGAGTTTCACTAAAAgtcatatgtatttttacatgagcgaatcattttcatttaaatcgtgttacattttgttattgcTATAAggttctggcccggcatggccaagcgcgttaaggcgtgcgactcataatccgagggtcgcgggttcgcatcctcgtcgcgccaaacatactagccctttcagccgtgggggcgttataatgtgacggtcaatcccactattcgttggtaaaagattaacccaagagttggctgtgggtggtgatgaccagctgcctttcctctagtcttacactgcaaatttagggacggctagcacagatagccctcgagtatctttgtgcgaaattcaaaaacaaaacaaaaacaaactataaggtTCTCTAGACCAATctcgacgtgagagtcttatcgatcattTTACAATCCACGACAAACACACTGTCAGTAAACGAACGGTTAACAGGCAACATCACGTACCATTTCTgcatattatttgtttgtgtgttacacatttttttgttttgaatattacttATTTGTCTCTATGAAAACAAGAGGTTGCACTGGATTATAGGTAAGAGAAAGTCTTTGCCTTTTGGAATTTGAATGGTCTGGCGTGAGCCAAAAACCACTGAAATAActgcttttttttaattatgattttttcaagGCTACAACAGtcgaaataaaaaggaaatttcttatccGAACCTTCATTGTGTTTTAAGGTCAACAGGTGATCCTCATGGACCTGTACATACCTCTTCAAAAGACTcttcataaagttttatgtaattcTGAATCTGATGTGACTAGAAATGATGACTAGGATTCTTTTCAACCTGACATGTCTGTTGAAGTTAATGACTTAGTAAAAGATTGGGACCTGCATAGATTTTGGTGATCAGACTTCGGATTAAGAATTTCCTTTTCCTAGGAACATACATGCTTTTACAGGTACAGAAGTCGCGTGAAAAGGTTTATACCATACTTTTCGCATTAAGGTTAACCTGTTTATTGCATCAATATTGCTGAATTTAGACCAATAATAGGAGCTGCAGTCTATGATCTCAGGGTGTTGCGATTGTTCATTGGCTCGAATAAAAGAAGTAAAAGAGATATTTTCCTTTACAATGGTAACATATATACTTTTGTTCCTGTAGCTCATTCGGTTCATTTAAAGAAAAGTACAAAATCTGCAAGTTATTAATAAGTTGAAATAAAAGCAACATATTTGGCATCATTGTGGATACTAAAACGTCCTTTGCATGTTATTGGATCAACAAATCGTTTTCATtaagtttcaatttttttgtgtGAGTGTGACAACAAAGCAGGATATCAGCACTGGATAAAGAGGCAATGTTTACACAGTGTGATACGAAGATCGAAACACATCAAGAAAGGTGGACTATCAGTATAAAAGCTGATGATTGAAATGAAATGTTCCAGACGCCGTACATAAAAAATGACCACAACACGTATTTTACGTACGAAATATTGTTGTTCTATAATCACTAGATATCTACAAAAATTTTCTCTGATAAGCGACATGTGTACAGACAAGGCAAATACTATTTTAAAcgtggaccggcatggccaggtgggttaagttgtttcactcgtaatctgagggctgagggttcgaatcccggtcgcacacgACAgctttgccctttcagccgtgtaggcgttataatgttacggttaatcccactatttgttggtaaaagagtacttcAAAAGTTTGCtatgggtcgtgatgactagctgccttccctctagtcttacactgctaaattagagacggctaacgcagatagctctcgagtagctttgtgagaaattcaaaaacaaaacaaactaaagggATACAGAGAAATACTGTTACTGCCTAAGATTATAAATAATCACAAACTTACCCTGCACTTAACACTGTAAAAGggttaattagaaaattaaatactaaaatcaaacttattaattattactgttaAACAGTGATATCAAATAGGTTACAGTAAATAGTATTTCCACTTTAGTATTCAGTGTTCTAACAACACAGTGTCAAAATAACTGaatcttgttgtttgttttcagaaaattttACTTCTTTTGCTCTTCTCTCAGTACCtcgaaaatattaatattcctggATGTAGCTACAGTAGAGAAAGAGGATGGAAGATCGAACATCTGCCGTTTTTCAAACTTTTTCCAGTGGATATAGGTTTAAAAAACGGTTCACACTCATTTCACTTTTAGATAAACACACATCAAACTCctaattataaagtttaatgctAAAAATATTCTCCAAATAATTTAGTGTTATTGAGAAATGTTTTGCTGTATAGTTGTAAAAAAAGGGATTTAAATACAGCCAACTTCTACTGTTGTAACGTAACTAGATATTACAAAATGATAGTCACATGGAACGTATTATAAAACAGGTACCACGAAGGCAAGATCTCACAGGTTTACATTTTATGTATGACATAAATATTACAGCATCATTTCAAAGTAAGTGTCTTTATTCTTATGTATCATGCATTTGTCTTTTTACCACTTAATTAAAGAGTTAATGTCTACCTAACTTCAGATGTTAACTATTTGATTTGTAACCTATTtagtaagtaatatattttgtcGCTTGTATCTAAACCAATTTACAATGATATCAGAGTTAATGCTAATATACTGCTTTGTGGTATATCTGagacattaataataaaagtgaaaatacaacaaatgtataattGTTAGAAAATTTATCTTAATGTTGAATAGCAATTAACTGCAAGGCTACTTTCAGGTGTTGCTTACCATAGTTACTGCGTGGGTTATTTGTTTCATACTAATTGCTGCTGGTGCCCTGGGACCAACCAACGCAGCCAGAACTGATCTTCGTGTAAAGACGATATATTCCAGCCACTGGTTTAGATTTCCTTATCCAGGAAAgtagttataaaaatacacattaaaatttagattttttgtttACGTAAGGAATTTATGAATTTATCTGTTGATCGGTTCATTCAATGTAGAACCTTATTATCCGTTCAGTTATAATTAAGCTAATTTGATTAAACCCATTCTGAACATACACTATGTTGAAATCAAAGTAAAACTGATTAAAAGTAATATTGtgaaaatgtatacaatatttattcTCTACTGCACATGAATTTTCATAAAACAGTCGAtgtgttacattttatattttgaatctgGTCTTTCAGAACAGTGGAGTTTACCAACAATGAGCACCGGTGCTGTTTTGGGAATGTTTGCAGGAATATTGACATTGGTTTTGAAATCACTAGGAGATTACTACGTATGCCCGCGACTAGCTTGCGTATCTACTACTCCACCTAGCGCTATAAATCGTGGAATATTTGCAGAAGGAATTTCTTGTATCGTCTCTGCAGTTTGGGGATCTGGATTTGAAATGACTTCTTACAGTCAAAACATTGGAGCAATCggaataacaaaaatatactcATGTGTCGCCCTTTTAAAATAGATTAAGACcatttgtattacaattttgaatgtttgtgtaaattgcttaaatttattgtgttattatagTTGTGTATGTAAAACAGAAGTGCTGATATTTCAGAAACGTAAAACTCAGTTCATTTTTCGTTTCCTTGATTTTCACACCAATAGGTGGCTAGTCGACGGCTAATTCAGTATGGTGCTGTTGCCATGATGATTTTTGCAGTTAGGGGGAAATTTGGAGCCTTCCTAAATACTATTCCTGAACCCATTATTGGTGGAATCATATGTGTTATGTTTGCAATTGTAACGGGAGTTGTATTATCCAATGTCCAATTTATCGACCTTCACTCATCGAGAAATAGTTGTATCCTTGGGTTATCTTTATTTATGGGGATTACCATTCCAAAGTGGTTTAACGGCCATCAAGGTGCTACTGATGTAGGTACGTACACTTACTTTTATGATCGAAGTTGGGGAAGGAAATTCGTTGAACGTTATGAAACAGTTTCTCAAACAATTTCTTATATAACACAAATGGTTCAATGCTCCACAATTTACAAAACGTGGTGCAcctaatttgttaaaatatatcatagCTGTTTGTCTTATAAAAAATGGAAGGTTTTTATAACATTAGATGGTTGAGATTTGTCTAGTTACCCAAAACAAATCATCAGTTCGTAAAATCTTCTTTTaggtattaaattttttattgtttcgttTAGGTAATGACGTAGTAAACCAACTCATTACAGTTCTATTGGACACCAGTGTATTTGTTGGTGGACTCATTGCGTTTGTGTTAGACAATTCCATACTAGGAAAGGGAACATTCCTTCGAAAGCTCGTGAATAAACCGAATACTTTTCAATGTGATTTGTAACACCATTAAAATATTACGTAAGgtgttttattagtttgttagccacaaaatattcagttacttttattttctgtaaaaggtGAATAAAGAGTACAATATTGATTTACAGAACTTTCGAATTCGAGACAAAAAATCCAACTTGCATCTGAAAAATGACttttatgataattaattaacaaatatgtatatccattttaaccttcaaattataaatatatgtttacacAGCAGAAAACATTGAACATACTCCCACACTTGTGAGTGACTTGAGAagacatgaaaaaaaatattgaatgttaGCTAGAACCAAATGACAGGAATACTATGAAGTAAAATACATTGCAGTACTGAATTAAGGTTTTACTGTATCCTGTATTAATGGTCCAGAATAAGAATGAAATCCTTACTAGTAGAATACAAATTTGAACATCATAAGACAATCACTGAAATAAAACCCAGTGTACGATAAGTTATATGTGATTCCTTCTTTAATTTGACATAAGATAATTTAGAAACAttctttataaatgtttgtatgaTGTGATACTGCTTGTTTTACTCGTTGATTCGTGTTGTCtgatatattgttctgtactAGTATTTCTTCGCTAacgataattttgttttatattttttattgttacattgtattgttTGATAACATCATGGAAAGTCTGCTTATTCAATCTTTACGAATTCTATTGTGTCTTGTTTCACAAAATGTTCGCTTTATTTCACGTGAAAGACAAACATGAAAATTCCAGAGACTCTGAACTAAGTCTAACagcttaaaacattaacaatcAGGAGTTGACATAGCATTGTATGtgacaataaacaaaatttaaacttaaaataacctCTTTCATATAAAAAGCTAATTTTCCTTCATAGCTCTATCTTCCATATATTATATCACTACAGCTGTAGAATCGAAGAAAGTCTGCTTTAAATTTTTTTGGTTAATAAGCGAAAAGATATACAATACCTATCCATCTGTGTCTTTCACGAATATCCAAGTTCTTTATTCAAAGCTGAGCAACTGGAAATCCCccggaaaaaaacaacaactgcatGAAAAAATGGAAGGCTATATTTACAATCTTTTTATCATTCTGACAgggtatataatatatacaacctACACATGAGAAACAGGTGAAAATATTATGTCATTCTAACTATAAATGTGACATTagatataaatgaataaacacCTTTTCATACAGATcaatggaaataataaaatatttaaattaccctaaaaatatagaataataataagaatttatCACTTTCAGGGACGGACGAAGAAAGAGGACTTATCAAATGGAGAGAACAAGGCTTTGAACACAACATTTCTGTTAGTGATCGGTTGACACTATAATCATCTTTAACCTATGACCTCCCATTCGGAATGAATgtaattaaaagatataaaattttcaagttcATTCCCATCAGTCCAACATACCACCAGAATATTTTCCTTGATAAAGTGAGACCATCATTTAAAAGAATTAAACctcaaaagaataataaaaataactttgccTCTGTAATGTAACGATACGGTCGTcttgtttaattacaacaattaacATATAAGTCAGTATAAACATATAATTGGTTTGATACAATGAAACAAGAAAGTTCATTAATTTCACAAGAAGAGATACATAAACTGAAATGTTACAATCATGTTTCTACAGACGTAGATATAAATCAAATCATTATTCGATGTCATTGTATAACCCATATTGTAATAGCTTAGGTTAAATTCGTGTATAACTGAAACAGAAAATACTGTCAGGTATTTTACTTAATGACTCGTTTAATAGCGTTTAAGATTCTCTGAACATCTTCCATGTTCTAGGTTTGTTATTCATAGATTGAACTGAGAAACGAAACACTAGTAAAAGATATGTCCAATAAAGATGACACTCTTTTTTTAATGCCATTAATACCACGCTATTAATGTTTCACTTGtgtcataataattattattatcatccactttatataaatataaaacactaaatttctCATGAATACTTAATTGCAAAAGAGCAAGTAGAAACTAACATTTGTCAATCAAATAGCTAAATCATTTCgttgttatatttacaaaattaaactacGTAATAATAACGAACAGCGAAAACAATGTTAGGATTCAGAGTATCTCATGTTATATGATATACATCCAGAGTTTGTATGATGTTTAACCAGTTTGTATGATCTTTAACCAGCTTTAACCAGTTTCAACAGACTTGCTTTAAAACCGACGAATGATTTTGAGCTTCGGAGACAAACTAATGAGTCGATACATTGTGGTCGTTATTAGTATAAGTTCGAAATACAACTAActttcaaactttaataattCGATAATATGGTTATTTTGAATCAAACGTATAGAAAACTTTGATTGTGcacttttaatttaatacttgAATCTCAAAACAATAAAtccaatattaaaattttaatatttacagattatttttgctccaataaacagttaaaactgatttgaacattttgtaacttttgtcATTAAATGCCGCTGTATTAATGGGATTGTCAGTGTGAGacttattttagtttctttagaTAGAAGCACATTTGACACATGTTACacttatttattatgtaatttattgtGAACATTAGAGATCATTTTATGGGAGCATTACTAATTATGGTGTTAATTCCGTCATTTAacttcaagaaacaaaacaagtaacaatattataatatgaattgcagaacaatattataaactatttatttgtcaTTTGGTGTGGCCCtacagtagcacagcggtatgactGCGAACGTACAATGCTAGAATTCGGTTTTCGTGATGTACAGAACACGGAGAACTTATTTTGgttctttgtgcttaacttcagaaCAATCAAACATTCAATCaagatttaaaatgtaatttctttcaTAATACTTACAAATTCATATTATGATAAAATCAATAAAGCTGTAAGTGATTCTTGTTATTAGCTACACAACTACTGTTATTAATACATGACGATTTAGTATTAAATGTATGGAGTGTTTTCGTTTAGTGCTTCTAAGCAGAAAATCTCTAAATTACGAAATATGAAGCTTAAAAAATATACTAAGATAAACACTTTTAAATGTAATTCACTCAATAATCTAAACTTTtgcaaacataaaatgttttagaacATTTACTTTCAGTACAGGATTATGTCGTTGATACAAGATTTCGTGTTTGAGACATTATTCAGACTTCAACGATATTTTACCGTATAAATAGAAATTGTAAAAAAGGTATCAAACTTGTTATTTCTGATATTAAATTtcttctgtataaaaataaagattacgTTGTTGTTAATGACAAAGTGtaatcattatttaatacatcaaaggttctacaaaaaataaaaacagcaaatcgccaataattaatgaaatactCGATTATTAATCATTAGATGT encodes:
- the LOC143246498 gene encoding solute carrier family 23 member 1-like, giving the protein MMIFAVRGKFGAFLNTIPEPIIGGIICVMFAIVTGVVLSNVQFIDLHSSRNSCILGLSLFMGITIPKWFNGHQGATDVGNDVVNQLITVLLDTSVFVGGLIAFVLDNSILGKGTFLRKLVNKPNTFQCDL